The Pseudofrankia inefficax genome window below encodes:
- a CDS encoding type II toxin-antitoxin system PemK/MazF family toxin: MTQPNPWQVWLVDLGRPVGHEQGGLRPAIVVGSQTHCQFPIEMAIVVPLTSRDRGLDHHVRIDSPESGVKETSWARTDDLKAVSTERFTRTTAFGTASLSEIAELRHWLRQMVAFC; this comes from the coding sequence GTGACTCAACCAAATCCGTGGCAGGTCTGGCTCGTCGACCTCGGTCGCCCGGTTGGCCATGAGCAAGGTGGGCTCCGGCCAGCGATTGTGGTGGGATCCCAGACTCATTGCCAGTTCCCCATCGAGATGGCGATCGTGGTTCCGCTGACCTCGCGGGATCGCGGGCTGGATCATCACGTACGTATCGACTCGCCCGAGTCCGGCGTGAAGGAGACGAGCTGGGCGCGAACCGACGATCTCAAGGCCGTGTCCACCGAACGCTTCACACGAACCACCGCGTTTGGGACCGCATCACTCAGCGAGATCGCGGAGCTGCGCCATTGGCTACGCCAGATGGTCGCCTTCTGCTGA
- a CDS encoding heme o synthase: MAKTRAYIALTKPRIIELLLITTVPVMILAKRGLPSLWLILITLVAGTLAAGSANTINCYVDRDIDEIMARTKRRPLVKATVTPVEALRFGIVLGVVATLLFGLLVNWPSALLADGAIAFYVFVYTLGLKRRTSSNIVIGGAAGCFPVLIGWSAVTGTVGWGAVVLFGVVFFWTPPHFWALAIKFKDDYAAAGVPMLPVVAPLREVGRKILIYSYVMVATSLALYPVADAGYVYLGTAVVTGAWFLFEAHRMTHQIAKGTEIRPMRLFHYSITYLTLLFIAVAVSPLV, from the coding sequence CTGGCGAAGACACGCGCGTACATCGCGCTGACCAAGCCGCGCATCATCGAGCTGCTGCTGATCACGACCGTCCCGGTGATGATCCTCGCCAAGCGCGGCCTGCCGTCGCTCTGGCTGATCCTGATCACGCTCGTCGCCGGCACCCTCGCCGCCGGCAGCGCGAACACGATCAACTGTTATGTCGACCGCGACATCGACGAGATCATGGCTCGCACCAAGCGCCGCCCGCTGGTGAAGGCCACCGTCACGCCCGTCGAGGCGCTGCGCTTCGGCATCGTGCTGGGTGTCGTCGCGACGCTGCTGTTCGGCCTGCTGGTCAACTGGCCGTCCGCGCTGCTCGCCGACGGCGCCATCGCGTTCTACGTGTTCGTCTACACGCTCGGCCTCAAGCGCCGGACGTCGTCGAACATCGTCATCGGCGGCGCCGCCGGCTGCTTCCCGGTGCTGATCGGCTGGTCCGCCGTGACCGGCACGGTGGGCTGGGGCGCGGTCGTGCTGTTCGGGGTCGTGTTCTTCTGGACCCCGCCGCACTTCTGGGCGCTGGCGATCAAGTTCAAGGACGACTACGCGGCCGCCGGCGTGCCGATGCTGCCGGTCGTCGCGCCGCTACGCGAGGTCGGGCGCAAGATCCTGATCTACTCGTACGTGATGGTGGCGACGTCGCTGGCGCTCTACCCGGTCGCGGACGCGGGCTACGTCTACCTCGGCACGGCGGTCGTCACCGGCGCCTGGTTCCTCTTCGAGGCCCACCGGATGACCCACCAGATCGCCAAGGGCACCGAGATCCGCCCGATGCGCCTCTTCCACTACAGCATCACCTACCTGACGCTGCTCTTCATCGCCGTCGCCGTCAGCCCCCTGGTCTGA